Part of the Atribacterota bacterium genome, CTATCTTACCCTTCCGCTCATCAAACCGATCATCGCGACAATCACCATGCTCCGGCTCCTGGAGACGCTGAAGGTTTTTGACCTTCCCATGAGCCTCACCAAAGGTGGCCCCGGCTTTGCCACGGAGACTTACTCCATCATGACTTATAAGGTGGGCTTACGGCAATTTTCTTTTGGAGATGCTTCGGCGAGAGCCTTTTTCTTTTTGTTCTTGCTGTTCGTCATTTTTACCATTCTATTCAAGATAGGAAAGTTTTCGGAAATTTATGAGTAGAGAGGGAAGCGAAAATGAGGCGCACGAGAGTAAATTGGTTGGTGTCAATCGTGCTCTATTTCACCGTCTTGGTCGTGGTGGTTTGGGCATTTTTCCCATTTTACTGGTTTATCACGACCTCGTTTAAATTTCCGCTGGACGTGATGCGTGCAACCTGGCTACCCTTCGTGGATTTCCGACCCACGCTCAATAATTGGCACTCCCAGATTTTGGGTCGGTGGCCCGAACTCTCACTGGGGCTCAAAAATAGTTTTGCTATTTCCGCTTTCGCGGCGCTTTTTTCTCTTCTTCTTGGTGCTTTTGCTGCGTATGCCCTGGCGCGTTTCAAGTTTACCCGCTGGTCAAACCGCAATATTATGGTGTTTTTCCTTTCTCAGCGGATGTTGCCTCCCGTGGTGTTGGTCATTCCTTTTCTCATCATGATGAAGACCCTGGGTTTAACCGACACCCAAATAGGACTCATTCTCATTAACACTGCT contains:
- a CDS encoding carbohydrate ABC transporter permease — encoded protein: MRRTRVNWLVSIVLYFTVLVVVVWAFFPFYWFITTSFKFPLDVMRATWLPFVDFRPTLNNWHSQILGRWPELSLGLKNSFAISAFAALFSLLLGAFAAYALARFKFTRWSNRNIMVFFLSQRMLPPVVLVIPFLIMMKTLGLTDTQIGLILINTAITMPFTVLILRDIFASIPRELEEAALVDGGSHLRILFQIVFPLASSGLVAAGILAFALTWNEYMFALTLARKSAVTIPLQILGTDSTQGIQYWDTSVRGLIAILPPAIVTLFVQRYIIKGLTLGAVKG